Proteins found in one Alicyclobacillus cycloheptanicus genomic segment:
- a CDS encoding DDE-type integrase/transposase/recombinase: MQDDSRRQIALFRYGLIAPILRQTESGAQKAMLEELASQEHEMPNGEKRRFSERTLERYLAGYRKEGVDGLLPQLRADDRRPRVLPPHVIERAVALRKEQPLRTVEQLIVMLETEGLVPEGFIRRSTLSAHLRRAKVERTKAVRKQRTWQRYTANEVHEIWQCDVCDSLRVPDPNSGGQMRVARLVAVLDDKSRYICYAAFYFRENLPVLEDALKKAITTHGTPKIFYCDNAKIYQSKQLSEVAARLGFEIRHSRPFLPQGRGKLERYFGYVERSFRPEAELCVKNSTIQNLDDLNRYFRAWLEKMYHQRTHSTLKKRPAAVLTTHGPLRLVDPHVLEDAFQWTYKAKVDKTACISVQGNTYEVESILVGRTVTLRYNPFDLTRIQVWLEGKHYANAVPLKMRRHTDKRVTQADSPPSELPTEPGISFLETITAAHEKQRQQSLGRTSFARALKDGESHDD, from the coding sequence ATGCAAGATGATTCGCGACGCCAAATCGCTCTGTTCCGCTATGGTCTTATTGCCCCGATATTGCGGCAAACCGAGAGTGGTGCTCAAAAAGCGATGCTGGAGGAACTGGCTAGTCAGGAACATGAGATGCCAAACGGAGAGAAAAGAAGATTCTCGGAACGCACGCTAGAGCGATATTTGGCAGGCTACCGAAAGGAAGGGGTAGATGGGCTGCTTCCCCAACTTCGGGCAGACGACCGCCGACCGCGGGTGTTGCCCCCTCATGTGATTGAACGAGCTGTGGCCTTGCGTAAGGAACAACCCTTGCGCACAGTGGAGCAACTCATTGTGATGCTGGAGACTGAAGGACTCGTTCCAGAAGGATTTATTCGGCGCAGCACACTGTCCGCGCATTTGCGCAGAGCCAAGGTGGAGCGTACAAAGGCAGTGCGCAAGCAACGTACCTGGCAGCGGTATACCGCCAATGAAGTTCACGAAATTTGGCAATGTGACGTCTGTGATTCCTTGCGCGTCCCAGACCCCAACTCTGGGGGCCAGATGCGGGTAGCCAGATTGGTTGCTGTACTTGACGATAAGAGTCGTTATATCTGCTACGCCGCGTTTTATTTTCGAGAGAATCTGCCGGTGCTTGAGGATGCGTTGAAAAAAGCGATTACTACGCATGGAACGCCGAAAATCTTCTACTGCGACAATGCAAAGATTTACCAGTCAAAACAGTTGAGCGAGGTGGCTGCCAGACTCGGGTTTGAGATTCGTCACTCCCGGCCATTTCTCCCCCAAGGGCGCGGGAAATTGGAACGATACTTCGGCTACGTAGAGCGCTCTTTCCGCCCGGAAGCCGAGTTGTGTGTGAAGAACAGTACCATCCAGAATCTCGACGACCTCAATCGCTACTTCCGTGCCTGGCTGGAGAAAATGTATCACCAGAGAACCCACAGCACGTTGAAAAAACGGCCTGCAGCCGTACTGACCACGCACGGTCCGTTGCGGTTGGTGGACCCGCATGTGCTCGAAGACGCATTTCAATGGACCTACAAGGCAAAGGTGGACAAGACAGCCTGCATTTCAGTGCAGGGAAACACGTACGAGGTTGAGTCCATCCTCGTTGGGCGAACCGTGACGTTGCGCTACAACCCCTTCGACCTCACTCGTATTCAGGTATGGCTGGAGGGCAAGCACTACGCGAATGCCGTCCCGCTGAAGATGCGCCGACACACAGACAAACGTGTAACGCAAGCCGATTCCCCACCTTCAGAGCTACCAACCGAACCAGGGATTTCCTTTCTCGAAACGATTACCGCAGCCCACGAAAAGCAGAGGCAACAGTCGCTTGGGCGAACCTCGTTTGCTCGTGCCCTGAAAGATGGTGAATCTCATGATGACTGA
- a CDS encoding DUF4279 domain-containing protein: MNKTNVMVEFDIIGDMFPLDKVTEELSVAPSGKYVKGEPVTNRNGLVRKETCWYVSTGYQESLDIGAQLNKIVGIFKNKIGELNLLQKEYDLEFKIFVVIRVENNQMPAIYLNAETIRFAHSINAEFDFDVYIH, from the coding sequence ATGAACAAAACTAATGTTATGGTTGAATTTGATATAATCGGCGATATGTTTCCGTTAGATAAGGTTACCGAGGAATTATCTGTTGCACCGAGTGGAAAATATGTAAAGGGTGAACCGGTGACCAATCGTAACGGTCTGGTTAGAAAGGAAACTTGTTGGTATGTAAGTACTGGATATCAGGAATCGCTGGACATCGGGGCACAATTAAATAAAATTGTTGGTATTTTTAAAAATAAAATTGGTGAATTGAATCTACTGCAGAAAGAGTACGATCTTGAGTTTAAAATTTTTGTAGTGATACGAGTGGAAAACAATCAGATGCCAGCCATCTATCTAAACGCTGAAACAATTCGTTTTGCACATAGTATAAATGCCGAGTTTGACTTTGACGTTTATATCCATTGA
- the mraZ gene encoding division/cell wall cluster transcriptional repressor MraZ: protein MFMGEYQHTLDEKGRIIVPVKFRDGLGSSFVLTRGIDKCLFVYPMSEWETLESKLKALPFTRADARSFVRFFFSGATECELDKQGRVVIPSVLRDYAELSRDCVVLGVSNRVEIWSQPIWESYAEAAAGSFAEIAEKLVDLDL from the coding sequence GTGTTCATGGGGGAGTACCAACACACCCTGGATGAAAAGGGGCGCATTATTGTGCCTGTCAAGTTTCGGGATGGGTTGGGCAGCTCGTTCGTCCTCACGCGCGGCATCGACAAGTGCCTGTTCGTATACCCCATGTCGGAGTGGGAAACACTGGAGTCCAAATTGAAAGCTTTGCCATTCACGCGGGCAGACGCACGTTCATTCGTCCGATTCTTTTTCTCCGGTGCGACGGAGTGTGAGTTGGACAAGCAGGGACGTGTCGTCATTCCGTCCGTCCTTCGGGACTATGCGGAACTATCGAGAGATTGCGTTGTGCTGGGTGTGTCGAACCGTGTTGAAATTTGGAGTCAGCCGATTTGGGAAAGTTACGCGGAAGCGGCCGCAGGCTCATTCGCGGAGATTGCCGAAAAACTGGTGGATTTAGACCTGTAA
- a CDS encoding RHS repeat-associated core domain-containing protein, translating into MSDYTTEDFTTAFTANGGTQEYLLSDITDQNGNKLTISRDSSGNPTSLQDASGRSTTLSYNSSGLVTSVSFAANSTTNEVWNYGYDSDNNLASVTDPKGNVTKYGDTSGELTSVTTPNGNTYSISYDSNGRVLGETDPSGKSESVSYGNGTVTLTDPQGIETQWTYDDDHLTTQKVLDPSGLDRKWSYVYNEFGEVTQATDPLGNVTKNAYDDWGQPTSVTDPNGNTTQVSHPDSAYGSVDHEVSSLTLPNGGKYQFQYDQNHDQTTALTPQYQTAGAGYNSNGTVSSGTYPISTASNLLENNSVEEWSGGLPVDWSEQGPSHTDTQSSDALFGGSSWEVSNLSSASSVSLYPGTATYPISDLPSTSTGLAFEVYAKASSLAAAKTTRVKFNFYDSSDNYDGEVDGAVLPVGGEWYQLTVVAPKVSFPSGAVYYRPIIVTQPGSGDNVKFDAADLVGYDLAPQYNAILNGDFNSSNGDLYDWGYTGSVSVVSNSSTDVGNHTTADTTFGPLQNVARIVPGSAWAGMYPSDSNMYIPYVKGQTYTIGGLVKGLDATGSYIDLKFLASDKTTVLGGVNSPAQSGTFGWQYLTATLPANYTVPSGTTYIMPEFMTAPTSSNTPSDAKTWFAEMRLSIDPSTSTYGYDSSGNFMTSSTDPLGNKTQYSNDPFGDVTQVTDPIGNSISLTYDSDHNLSTQMSTPDNLQVGYTYDGDGNVTQVKETSSDGSTTYATNTSTYNSLDQLTASTDALGNQTTYAYDADGNLISTTLPDGHTIGATYDHAGEQTAVNVDGTTVNQFAYDADGDLTSISNSNGSTTLGYDKNGNITSQTDSTGSQSFTYNKDNALTSLAATIGGTTITTNFNLDNQDDVTSITNGSGTKLATYNDNEQGLNDTIVLGDGLKEAFKYDGDLHLQSLVIENGSGSTVGDYEYTYDADGNLTKVINGQDGSTIASYSYDAMNRLTKEVTPGGDTIAYTYDPMGNITAKTVTPSGSTTSTTTNYTYNADNELTAVGSQAYTYDPNGELTSDGTNTYKWNELGELTEVDNSSGPIATYTYDTLGRRVSETAGGNTTKFFYQGETDQVTYETDGNGNLLQSYTYGPNGEPLTLTTWSGGTGTTYYYVENGHGDVVALTDASGNIVAQYTYDAWGNILSSSGTLASTNPYRYAGYRWDDAVGMYYLNARYYSPTQMRFISQDPLGGSINEYTYADDNPVMEMDPTGEFGAGVLGLTGLADLAGFDAVAGWVPVIGWAAVGVTAVWGGYEVWHHYHMAQNLEKVDDKYLKKKGIDAHQLKKDVLGKKAPISHHDIYKDKNTGELHILRKGGKGTPIPTGEYID; encoded by the coding sequence TTGAGCGATTATACGACGGAAGACTTTACGACCGCCTTTACAGCAAACGGTGGTACACAAGAATATTTGTTGTCGGATATCACGGATCAAAACGGAAACAAGCTGACAATCAGCCGCGACTCGAGCGGGAATCCAACGTCGCTCCAGGATGCCAGTGGCCGTTCGACGACGCTCAGCTACAATTCGTCTGGGCTGGTGACATCTGTCTCCTTTGCGGCCAACAGTACGACAAACGAAGTATGGAACTATGGATACGACTCGGATAATAATCTCGCCTCCGTAACGGATCCGAAAGGGAACGTGACCAAGTACGGCGATACAAGTGGAGAATTGACAAGTGTAACCACGCCAAACGGAAACACCTATTCAATATCCTATGACTCAAATGGCCGCGTCTTGGGTGAAACCGACCCATCGGGTAAGAGCGAGAGCGTGAGCTATGGCAATGGTACGGTCACGCTCACTGATCCACAGGGTATCGAAACGCAATGGACGTATGACGATGACCACTTGACAACGCAGAAGGTGCTCGACCCAAGTGGGTTGGATCGGAAGTGGAGTTACGTATACAACGAGTTTGGTGAAGTGACGCAGGCGACGGATCCGCTCGGCAATGTGACGAAAAACGCATACGACGACTGGGGGCAACCCACGTCTGTTACGGACCCCAACGGGAATACAACGCAGGTTTCACATCCAGACTCTGCGTACGGTTCGGTTGACCATGAGGTGTCGAGTCTCACCCTGCCAAACGGAGGCAAGTACCAGTTCCAGTACGACCAAAACCATGACCAGACGACGGCGCTGACGCCGCAGTACCAGACAGCAGGCGCGGGCTACAATTCGAATGGGACAGTGTCCTCGGGTACGTACCCCATCTCGACTGCCAGCAATCTACTCGAAAACAACAGTGTCGAAGAGTGGTCGGGCGGGTTGCCTGTGGATTGGTCCGAGCAGGGACCTAGCCACACGGATACACAGTCCTCTGATGCATTGTTCGGAGGGTCATCCTGGGAAGTGTCCAACCTTTCGTCTGCGTCCAGCGTGTCGTTGTATCCAGGAACAGCAACCTATCCCATCTCGGATTTGCCGAGTACATCGACGGGACTTGCGTTTGAGGTATACGCGAAGGCCAGCAGTCTCGCCGCAGCCAAAACGACACGGGTAAAGTTCAACTTCTACGACAGCAGTGACAACTATGATGGCGAAGTGGATGGCGCTGTTCTTCCTGTTGGCGGGGAATGGTATCAACTGACTGTGGTGGCACCGAAGGTGTCTTTCCCTTCGGGCGCGGTGTACTACCGGCCCATTATTGTTACGCAGCCAGGTTCCGGGGATAATGTCAAGTTTGACGCCGCGGACCTCGTCGGCTATGACTTGGCGCCGCAGTATAACGCAATATTGAACGGAGATTTCAACAGCTCAAACGGAGACCTTTACGATTGGGGATATACGGGTTCGGTCAGCGTCGTTTCCAATTCCAGCACGGACGTTGGGAACCACACCACTGCAGATACGACTTTTGGCCCCTTACAAAACGTGGCACGAATCGTCCCCGGCAGCGCATGGGCCGGCATGTACCCTAGTGACAGCAATATGTATATCCCTTACGTCAAAGGTCAGACGTACACCATCGGCGGGCTTGTGAAGGGGCTGGACGCCACCGGGAGCTATATCGACTTGAAATTCCTGGCTTCTGACAAAACGACGGTCTTGGGCGGTGTGAACTCGCCTGCCCAGAGCGGTACATTTGGGTGGCAGTACCTGACGGCTACGCTTCCCGCAAATTACACTGTGCCATCTGGCACGACATATATCATGCCGGAATTCATGACTGCCCCAACGAGCAGCAACACGCCGTCCGACGCAAAGACCTGGTTTGCCGAGATGCGCCTTTCCATCGACCCGAGCACGAGTACGTATGGGTATGATTCATCAGGGAATTTCATGACGTCTTCCACCGACCCGCTTGGGAACAAGACTCAGTATTCGAATGACCCATTTGGAGATGTCACGCAAGTCACCGATCCGATTGGAAACTCGATATCGCTGACGTATGATTCAGATCACAACCTGAGCACGCAAATGTCTACCCCAGATAACCTGCAGGTTGGGTATACGTATGACGGGGATGGCAATGTCACACAAGTGAAAGAAACTTCGAGCGATGGCAGTACCACCTATGCGACCAATACGTCGACGTACAACAGTCTAGATCAACTGACCGCATCTACGGATGCACTTGGAAATCAAACTACGTATGCATATGACGCCGATGGAAATCTGATCAGCACAACCCTGCCAGATGGGCACACCATCGGAGCAACGTACGATCATGCAGGGGAACAGACTGCCGTAAACGTGGATGGAACGACAGTGAATCAGTTTGCCTACGATGCGGACGGCGACCTTACATCGATCAGCAACAGCAACGGATCGACCACCCTTGGCTACGACAAGAACGGGAATATCACGAGCCAGACGGATAGCACGGGTTCTCAGTCCTTTACCTATAACAAGGACAATGCTTTGACTTCGCTTGCTGCGACCATCGGTGGCACGACCATCACCACGAACTTCAATCTTGACAATCAGGATGATGTCACATCCATCACGAACGGAAGCGGTACGAAGCTTGCGACCTACAATGACAATGAGCAGGGCCTAAATGACACAATTGTGCTCGGGGATGGACTCAAAGAGGCGTTTAAGTACGACGGGGACCTGCATTTGCAATCACTTGTCATCGAAAACGGCAGCGGCTCCACTGTTGGGGACTATGAGTACACGTACGATGCGGATGGAAACCTGACCAAGGTGATAAACGGCCAGGACGGGTCGACCATCGCGTCGTACAGCTATGATGCGATGAACCGCCTGACAAAAGAAGTTACGCCAGGCGGAGATACGATTGCCTACACATACGACCCAATGGGGAATATCACAGCAAAAACGGTGACGCCGAGTGGTTCCACTACCTCAACGACGACCAATTATACGTACAATGCGGATAATGAACTCACAGCCGTGGGCAGCCAGGCGTATACGTATGATCCGAACGGCGAACTTACCAGCGACGGCACCAACACTTATAAATGGAATGAACTTGGCGAACTCACAGAGGTGGACAACAGTTCCGGCCCCATTGCAACGTACACCTACGATACTCTGGGGCGTCGAGTGAGCGAAACGGCGGGCGGGAACACCACGAAGTTTTTCTATCAGGGGGAGACCGATCAGGTAACCTACGAAACAGACGGAAACGGCAATCTGCTCCAGTCGTACACCTACGGACCAAATGGCGAGCCGTTGACGCTTACGACTTGGAGCGGTGGAACAGGTACTACGTACTACTACGTGGAAAACGGTCACGGCGACGTGGTTGCTTTGACCGACGCAAGCGGAAATATCGTGGCACAATATACCTATGACGCTTGGGGAAATATTCTGAGCAGCTCTGGAACGCTCGCATCGACGAACCCATATCGGTATGCCGGTTACCGCTGGGATGACGCAGTTGGCATGTATTACCTGAATGCAAGGTATTACTCCCCGACCCAGATGCGGTTTATTAGCCAAGACCCACTAGGTGGGTCGATAAACGAATATACCTATGCCGATGACAACCCGGTGATGGAGATGGATCCGACTGGTGAATTTGGGGCTGGGGTCTTGGGGTTAACTGGACTCGCAGATTTGGCGGGATTCGATGCCGTTGCTGGATGGGTACCCGTTATAGGTTGGGCTGCAGTAGGCGTCACCGCGGTGTGGGGTGGGTACGAAGTTTGGCACCACTATCACATGGCGCAAAATCTTGAAAAAGTTGACGACAAATACCTTAAGAAGAAGGGAATTGATGCCCACCAACTAAAAAAAGACGTATTAGGTAAGAAGGCACCGATTTCCCACCATGATATTTATAAGGATAAAAACACGGGAGAACTTCATATTTTGAGAAAAGGAGGTAAAGGAACACCTATTCCAACCGGAGAATATATTGATTAA
- a CDS encoding DinB family protein, with product MNDNALFDTLRFARSAVLSLVNDVSEEAADTIPNGFRNNIRWHLGHIYIVQENLIFGAAHIHRTLPEGFKEAFSMGTSPADWKSRPASLDTLKEVLTSQSGRVVEAFEGKLDDALPSPVKIGSVEMSAPRDLISFAVFHEGQHIGIIKGLKYAINGRV from the coding sequence GTGAACGACAACGCCTTGTTTGACACGCTGCGGTTTGCGCGCAGCGCAGTGCTGTCGCTCGTCAACGATGTCAGTGAAGAAGCAGCGGACACCATTCCGAACGGATTTCGCAACAACATCCGGTGGCATCTGGGGCACATTTACATCGTCCAGGAAAACTTGATCTTTGGCGCGGCGCACATCCACCGGACGCTGCCGGAAGGCTTCAAAGAAGCCTTTAGCATGGGCACCAGTCCAGCAGACTGGAAGTCTCGTCCAGCCTCGCTGGACACGTTGAAAGAAGTGTTGACGTCACAATCCGGACGCGTGGTGGAAGCCTTTGAAGGGAAATTGGATGACGCGCTGCCGTCGCCGGTCAAAATTGGCTCAGTGGAAATGTCCGCGCCGCGCGACCTCATCAGCTTTGCGGTGTTTCATGAAGGGCAACACATTGGCATCATCAAGGGGCTGAAGTACGCCATCAACGGGCGGGTATAA
- a CDS encoding ExeA family protein gives MMTEFFGFAQEPFDRDIPVERLVAFHGHSELSARLIYATEHRHMALVTGDTGTGKTTAVRAVMKRMDESQYKFMYIANAGLTPKTLYRVILERLQIQPRFRQVDNQALVHQVLEESYQKGQQVVIIVDEAHELDPQMLAEFRFLNNFRADSFSPISLWLVGQTELREKMKLRILTSLSGRIQIRYHMGTLTEAEVQDYVSKQLASVGQERTIFSADAVKLIARTSQGNPRLINTLCRGALIDAATLGHSVVDNSHVERAWMEVSGS, from the coding sequence ATGATGACTGAGTTCTTTGGCTTCGCTCAGGAGCCTTTTGACCGTGACATCCCGGTCGAACGCTTGGTGGCGTTTCACGGTCACAGCGAGCTCTCTGCAAGGCTCATCTACGCGACGGAACACCGCCACATGGCACTTGTAACCGGGGACACCGGGACCGGGAAGACAACGGCCGTACGCGCTGTGATGAAGCGAATGGATGAGAGCCAATACAAGTTCATGTATATCGCCAACGCCGGACTTACGCCCAAAACACTATACCGCGTGATTCTCGAGCGTCTGCAGATCCAGCCCAGGTTTCGACAGGTAGATAACCAGGCGCTCGTTCACCAGGTGCTCGAAGAAAGCTACCAAAAAGGCCAACAAGTCGTGATTATCGTCGATGAAGCACATGAACTCGACCCGCAGATGCTGGCCGAATTTCGGTTCCTCAACAATTTTCGGGCTGATTCATTCTCGCCGATTTCCCTCTGGCTGGTGGGACAAACAGAATTGCGGGAGAAGATGAAACTCCGAATCCTGACTTCACTATCCGGGAGAATCCAAATTCGCTACCACATGGGGACGTTGACCGAGGCTGAAGTGCAGGACTATGTCTCGAAGCAGCTGGCGAGCGTGGGTCAGGAGAGAACGATTTTCTCAGCTGATGCCGTGAAGTTGATTGCGAGAACCAGCCAAGGTAATCCCCGGTTGATTAACACACTGTGTCGTGGCGCGCTGATCGACGCTGCAACGTTGGGACACAGCGTCGTTGATAACAGTCATGTGGAGCGGGCATGGATGGAGGTGAGCGGCTCATGA
- the ltrA gene encoding group II intron reverse transcriptase/maturase: MRSHDEQRQQNTPQGASTQRVAVKPREAEERGPSSSSVQGQNPSCEDSTNLLERMLQRENMLQALKRVESNKGAPGVDGVTVEQLRSYVQTHWADIRQQLLAGTYKPQPVRRVEIPKPGGGMRKLGIPAVIDRLIQQALLQVLTPIFDPGFSPNSYGFRPGRNAHDAVKKAQEYIREGYAWTVDMDLAAFFDRVNHDMLMARVARKVKDKRVLRLIRAYLNAGVLENGVVVRSEEGTPQGGPLSPLLANILLDDFDKELTKRGHKFVRYADDCNVYVKSRRAGERVMASLTRYLEEDLKLKVNRDKSAVDRPQRRKFLGFSFLYGKQAPIRLADKTIQRFKDRVRQITSRTRSMPLAERIRQLNAYMMGWVAYFRLAQMKGHCERFDEWIRRRLRMCIWKQWKRVRTRYRELRALNQPEWVVHMMANSRRGPWFMAKNLNNAMDKAYFEALGLKSLQERYLQLRSVS; this comes from the coding sequence ATGCGTTCGCACGACGAGCAGAGACAGCAGAATACCCCGCAAGGGGCCTCCACTCAGAGGGTAGCGGTGAAGCCGCGAGAGGCTGAGGAGAGAGGGCCGAGTTCGTCGTCGGTACAAGGACAGAACCCATCCTGCGAGGACAGTACCAACTTGCTGGAGAGGATGCTGCAGCGGGAGAACATGCTGCAAGCCCTCAAGCGAGTCGAGTCGAACAAAGGAGCGCCGGGCGTGGACGGAGTGACGGTAGAACAACTACGGTCGTATGTCCAGACGCACTGGGCTGACATCCGTCAGCAGTTGCTCGCGGGAACCTACAAGCCTCAACCCGTCAGGCGGGTCGAAATTCCGAAACCCGGAGGCGGGATGAGGAAGTTGGGGATTCCCGCTGTGATCGACCGACTCATCCAGCAAGCGCTTCTCCAGGTGCTCACACCCATCTTCGACCCTGGATTCTCACCGAACAGCTACGGGTTTCGCCCTGGGCGGAATGCCCATGACGCGGTGAAGAAGGCGCAGGAGTACATCCGAGAAGGGTATGCATGGACAGTCGATATGGACTTGGCGGCATTCTTCGACCGCGTGAACCACGACATGCTGATGGCACGAGTGGCACGCAAGGTGAAGGACAAGCGAGTTCTGCGGCTGATACGGGCGTATCTGAACGCGGGTGTGCTGGAGAATGGAGTTGTGGTGCGAAGTGAAGAGGGCACGCCACAAGGCGGGCCACTCAGCCCACTCTTGGCAAACATCCTGCTGGACGACTTCGACAAGGAGCTTACGAAACGTGGGCACAAGTTTGTCCGTTACGCGGACGACTGCAATGTCTACGTAAAGTCCCGCAGGGCTGGCGAACGGGTGATGGCGTCGCTTACGAGATACCTGGAGGAGGATCTAAAACTCAAGGTCAATCGAGACAAGAGTGCCGTAGACAGACCACAGCGACGAAAGTTTCTGGGGTTTAGCTTCCTGTACGGGAAGCAGGCGCCGATTCGATTGGCCGACAAGACCATCCAGCGATTCAAGGACAGGGTGCGCCAGATTACAAGCCGAACACGAAGCATGCCGCTGGCAGAGCGGATACGCCAACTCAACGCCTACATGATGGGCTGGGTGGCGTACTTCCGACTCGCACAGATGAAAGGGCATTGTGAACGGTTCGACGAGTGGATACGCCGAAGGCTCAGAATGTGCATCTGGAAGCAGTGGAAACGGGTGAGAACCCGATACCGCGAACTCCGTGCATTGAACCAGCCGGAATGGGTCGTCCACATGATGGCAAACTCGCGCCGAGGGCCATGGTTCATGGCGAAGAACCTGAACAACGCCATGGACAAGGCGTACTTTGAGGCACTTGGTCTGAAGAGTCTTCAGGAAAGGTACTTGCAGCTTCGTAGTGTTTCATGA
- a CDS encoding DUF5348 domain-containing protein has product MTGNLRFSSLRDRWYFADEQDEHDLHCGDPIEIEIGDRYYYARIEWCAEGWYAIFHEDDQRSDAFVLMRNRTYTARWIYF; this is encoded by the coding sequence ATGACGGGAAATCTACGATTCAGTTCACTGCGGGACCGATGGTACTTTGCAGATGAACAAGATGAACATGACTTGCATTGCGGAGACCCGATTGAAATCGAGATCGGCGACAGATATTACTACGCGAGAATAGAGTGGTGTGCTGAGGGATGGTACGCGATCTTCCACGAAGACGACCAGCGCAGTGACGCATTCGTGCTGATGCGCAACCGAACTTACACTGCGAGGTGGATATACTTCTAG
- the rsmH gene encoding 16S rRNA (cytosine(1402)-N(4))-methyltransferase RsmH, translating into MSFHHRTVLLHETVEAVRPRDGGKYVDCTLGGAGHTTLLLEQSAPTGRVLAMDQDETAILHAAEALSSHMHRLVLVRSNFREIRRICAEQGFEEVDGVVFDLGVSSPQFDEASRGFSYKHDAPLDMRMDRSAPRTAADLVNDLSEEELADILFRYGEERFSRRIVSAIARERQRGRIETTGQLAEIVVSAIPAAARRTGPHPARRTFQALRIAVNDELGALQTGLQEAFEVLAPGGRMAVITFHSLEDRIVKHTFQSFAEGCICPPDFPVCRCGRVPRGTVVTRKPIVPSAQEVQENPRSRSAKLRVVEKR; encoded by the coding sequence TTGTCGTTCCATCATCGGACGGTATTGTTGCATGAAACAGTGGAAGCGGTCCGGCCGAGAGATGGCGGCAAGTATGTCGATTGCACACTGGGTGGAGCGGGACATACGACGCTTTTGCTGGAACAGAGCGCGCCAACGGGGCGGGTTCTGGCGATGGACCAGGATGAAACGGCCATTTTGCACGCAGCAGAGGCGCTGTCTTCGCACATGCATCGACTTGTTCTGGTGCGGTCGAATTTCCGTGAAATCCGTCGAATCTGCGCAGAACAAGGGTTTGAAGAAGTGGATGGTGTCGTTTTCGATCTCGGCGTGTCGTCTCCTCAATTTGACGAAGCGTCACGCGGATTCAGTTATAAGCACGACGCGCCGCTCGACATGCGGATGGACAGGAGTGCACCTCGCACCGCAGCGGACTTGGTGAACGACCTGTCTGAAGAGGAGCTGGCGGACATCCTCTTCCGGTATGGAGAGGAGCGGTTCAGCCGCCGCATCGTCAGCGCCATTGCGAGGGAGCGGCAGCGGGGGCGCATCGAGACCACCGGACAGCTGGCGGAGATTGTCGTTTCAGCCATCCCGGCGGCCGCGCGGCGCACCGGCCCGCATCCCGCGCGCCGGACGTTTCAGGCACTGCGTATTGCGGTAAATGATGAATTGGGCGCGCTTCAAACGGGGCTGCAGGAAGCCTTTGAAGTGTTGGCGCCCGGTGGGCGGATGGCCGTCATTACGTTTCATTCGCTTGAGGACCGCATCGTGAAGCACACGTTTCAATCGTTTGCCGAAGGGTGCATCTGTCCGCCGGACTTTCCGGTGTGCCGGTGCGGGCGGGTGCCAAGGGGCACCGTGGTGACCCGAAAACCGATTGTGCCGTCCGCACAAGAGGTTCAGGAGAACCCTCGCAGTCGTTCTGCAAAGCTGCGCGTCGTGGAAAAGCGCTAA